The Triticum aestivum cultivar Chinese Spring chromosome 7B, IWGSC CS RefSeq v2.1, whole genome shotgun sequence genome window below encodes:
- the LOC123159639 gene encoding F-box protein At5g49610, whose translation MAEAAVGGPHLPEEIVTWEILIRLPPKPLVRCRAVCRSWHRRLTSDAKFLFAHHRRQPSLPLVTTEDTHERRIDALDHSTGERRPVARAARTAADEHFDVLASCDGLLILVAYGGVYICNPATRQHAPLPLLHVYCIAGLYFHRPSGSYRVLCCLKTTEDGQFRAVYQVYTLGSGDLRCIGKALEPWTSGDLARAMPMMVSFQPHGLAGGRLYWQPIKLPGAGGNGKVNNMLVFDTMAESFQHLLSPVEGAFLEPFEMNGTLGLYDYHGSTADLWVLEDHESWAWSLKHRIKLQVMAFSLVPDIQGGVLLLSENEESGLLWQYLQHVSGADGSISTRYEWSAYLKLRRHRLRESLVQHSFFSMEGNNGGGVDGKPLFDGLSTVKVLTADISELH comes from the coding sequence ATGGCAGAAGCGGCCGTCGGCGGGCCTCACCTCCCTGAGGAGATCGTCACCTGGGAGATTCTCATCCGCCTGCCGCCGAAGCCCCTCGTCCGCTGCCGCGCCGTCTGCCGCTCCTGGCACCGCCGCCTCACCTCCGACGCCAAATTCCTCTTCGCCCACCACCGCCGCCAGCCCTCGCTCCCGCTCGTCACCACCGAAGACACCCATGAAAGAAGGATCGACGCCCTCGACCACAGCACCGGCGAGCGGCGCCCCGTCGCGCGGGCGGCCCGGACCGCAGCCGACGAGCACTTCGATGTGCTCGCCTCCTGCGACGGCCTCCTTATCCTCGTCGCCTACGGCGGCGTCTACATCTGCAACCCGGCGACTCGCCAGCACGCGCCCCTCCCGCTGCTTCACGTCTACTGCATCGCCGGGTTATACTTCCACCGCCCGTCGGGGTCCTACCGAGTTCTGTGCTGCTTGAAGACAACCGAGGACGGCCAGTTCCGTGCCGTATACCAGGTGTACACACTCGGGTCCGGCGACCTCAGGTGCATCGGGAAGGCTCTCGAGCCGTGGACGTCCGGAGATCTAGCGCGGGCGATGCCGATGATGGTGTCATTTCAACCGCACGGCCTGGCAGGCGGCAGGCTTTACTGGCAGCCCATTAAGTTGCCTGGTGCTGGTGGCAACGGCAAGGTGAACAACATGCTGGTGTTCGACACCATGGCCGAGTCCTTCCAGCATCTGCTTTCGCCAGTCGAGGGCGCCTTTCTTGAGCCGTTTGAGATGAACGGCACTCTTGGATTGTACGACTACCATGGCAGCACGGCTGATCTCTGGGTTCTAGAGGATCACGAGAGCTGGGCCTGGTCGTTGAAGCACCGGATCAAGTTGCAGGTGATGGCCTTCTCTCTGGTGCCGGACATCCAAGGAGGCGTGCTCCTTCTTTCTGAAAATGAGGAATCAGGCCTTCTATGGCAATATCTGCAGCATGTTTCTGGTGCCGATGGTAGTATCTCCACACGGTATGAATGGAGCGCTTATCTGAAGCTTAGGAGACATAGGCTCAGAGAAAGTCTTGTTCAGCATTCCTTCTTCTCGATGGAAGGTAACAATGGTGGTGGTGTGGATGGAAAACCGTTGTTCGATGGGTTGTCAACTGTGAAGGTGCTTACTGCTGATATTTCGGAGCTGCACTAA